A stretch of DNA from Thalassospiraceae bacterium LMO-SO8:
GCGCTCAAGCACGCCGACGGCCGCTACCTTTTGATGAACAAGGAATACACCAACCAGTTGGGCCTGGACCCCGCCAAGGCCGAAGGCCTGGACGCCAGCAACGTGTTTCCGACCGGCCTTGCCCAGGAATTCCGGGCTCAGGAACGCCGGGCCATCGAAACCCGCCAGGACGTGACCGAGGAACACGTCATCCCCCACACGGACGGCGACCATGTGCATCTGTGCACCAAGTTTCCCGTCATGGGGGAAGACGGCACGGTCGTCGGCATCGGCACCTTTTCCACGGACATTACGGAGCAGAAGGCCGCAGAACGGCATATCAACGACGCCCTGATGGACGCCGAGCGCGCCAACCGCGCGAAGTCCGAGTTTCTCGCCAACATGAGCCACGAACTGCGCACGCCGCTGAATTCGATCATCGGGTTTTCCCAGGTCATGTCCTTGGGCGAGGGCCTGAGGCTGCCCCCCGGCAAACATGTGGAATACGCCCGCGACATCCAGCGGTCGGCCGAACACCTGTTGCAACTCATCAACGACCTGTTGGACCTGTCCAAGATCGAAGCCGGCCAGATCACCCTGAACGAGGACGAAATCTATCTGCCGGAAACCCTTGAACAGGCCTGCCACATGCTCGAGACCGAGGCCGAAGCCAAGGCCTTGACCCTGACCTGCGCCTGCGAAGCCGGGACCCCAAGACTGTTCGCCGACACCCGCTATGTCATGCAGGTGGTCCTGAACCTGTTGTCGAACGCCGTGAAATTCAACCGTCCGGGCGGACGGGTGGATGTCTCCGCACGGGTCGAGGATGACGGCCGTATCGCCATCGACATCGCCGACACGGGCATCGGTATCGCGGCCGAAGACATTCCCCTGGTTCTGGAGCCTTTCGGACAGGTCGGCACATCGTCGGACCGCAGCCATATCGGCACCGGCCTGGGCCTGTCCGTCTCCAAACAGCTGGTCGAACTGCACGGCGGCAGCCTGACCCTGATCAGCACCCCGGACATCGGCACGACCGTCACCGTCCGTTTACCAGCCAGCCGCGCAATCGGCACATGACCGCCATCCGGTCTCAAAAATCCGCGAGTCCGCCGCGAAGGTTGCAACTCAACCGACAAATGTGGAAGTCTTTGTCTAGGGGGAAATCGAGCCGGACCACCTGATGTTGGAGTATTTCGCACCTATATCTTATTGGGTGGTGACCGTTCTGTGGCTGGTCATCCTCATTCTTTATGTGGTCAAGCTGCGTCAATCCAAGCTGGTGGGCGGCGGCATCGCGGTGTTGCTGGTCATCCTGTCGATCGACGCCTTCCGCACGGTGCTGGAAAACGTCTATTTCGGCGCCTTCCACAATTCGCGATTGGGCCTGCTGCCGGCAAGCTGGGCCGAAGTCCTAGGCGATCCATCGTTATTGCTGTTCCCCAAGGGCGTGAACATCGCCGCCGGCGTGTTGGTTCTGGTTCTGCTGATCCGCCACTGGCTGCCTCGGGAACTGCGCGAAGGCGAGGAACTGCGCCGCAAGGACGCGGTGCTGCGCAGCGTGTTCGACAACGCCGCCGTGGGCATGGTCCTGCACGCGGCCGACGGATCGACCCGCGAACGCGTCAACGACGCCTTCTGCAACCTTGTCGGATACTCGCAGGCCGAACTGCTGAACAACCCCTACGAGGCCCTGACCCACCCCGACGACCTGTTGCACAGCCTGGAACTGCGCCGGCGTCTCGCCGACGGCGAGGTCGAGGTCATCACCATGGAGAAACGCTACCTGCACAAGGACGGGCATGCGGTCTGGGGCAGTGTGTCGTCGTCGGTCATCCGCGGCGACGACGGCGAGGTTCTCAACTATGTCTCGTTCATCCAGGACATCTCGGCGCGCAAGGCCGCCGAACAATCACTGCGCGAGGCGACGGAAAGCGCGATCGAGGCCAACCGCGCGAAATCCCAGTTCCTGGCCACCATGAGCCACGAGTTCCGCACGCCGCTGAACGCGATTCTCGGTTTCAGCCAGCTTCTCGGCAACGAGATCTTCGGGCCGCTCGGCGACAAGCGCTACAAGGGATATGCCGACAACATCCGCGATTCCGGCGAACTGATGCTGGCGCTCGTCAACGACGTGCTGGATATCTCGACCATCGAGGCGGGCAAGCGGTTGCTGATCATGGAACCGATCAATCTGCGTGTCGTGATCGAGGACTGCGTGCGCACCTTCGCCACCATGGCCGAGGACAAGGCCATCACCGTCGAGACCGACATCGCACAGGATATCCCGGCGTTGACCGCCGACCGCCGCGCGGTGGTGCAAATCACCCTCAACCTCCTGTCCAACGCCATCAAGTTCACCGATCCCGGCGGCCGCGTCACCGTGAACGTGACACGGATCGGCGACACTCTGTCACTCATGGTCGAGGACACGGGAGTCGGCATTCCGGAAGGCGCGCTTGCGACGGTCACCGAACCCTTCACCCGCAGCCATTCCAACCCGCACCTGTCACAGACGGGCACCGGGCTGGGCCTGTCCATCGTCAAATCCCTGACCGAGGCCCATGACGGCACATTGACCATCGACAGCACGCCGGGCGAAGGGACCCTGGTCACCGCGCGGTTTCCGCTGCATCCGGGCGGCGGCGATCAGCCGCCGTTGCGCGCCGTTTCGGCCTGAACCGCCCGCCGCGCCCCCTGTCCTTGACGTCCGGGCGTTAACCGTTAGGCTGCTGGGCCAACGAGATCAATCATCCGAATTCCAGTCCCTAAGGGGGAGACCATGGCCAAGATCAACATCCAATTCACCCTGTTCTCGGCGTTCTATTCGCCGCTCATTTCCACCATGTCCGGCGGCTTCCTCAAGGCCGAGGGCCTTGAGCCGAACTGGTCCGTGTCGCCGCCGGGCAAGTCGGCGATCGACGCCCTGCTCGACGGCTCCGCCGATGTGGTGCAATCGGCGCTGTCCCAAGGCTTCACGACGCTCGGCAAGGGCGAGACGCCCAAGGTCAAGCATTTCGCCCAGATCAACGAAATGGACGGCTTCTTCGTCACCGGGCGCGCGGCCGATCCCGATTTCACCTGGAAAAAGCTCGAAGGGGCCGACCTCGTCTGTTTCGGCGGCGGACAGCCGCGCGCCATGTTCATGTACGCCTGTCACAAGGCCGGCATCGATTTTTCCAAGATCAATCTGATCACCCCCGGGGGTGCGGCCGACATCGACAAGGCCTTCCGCGACGGCCTCGGCGACTATGTGCAGCAACAAGGCCCGTTCCCGCAGCAGTTGGAAAAGGACGGCGTCGGCCATGTCGTCGCCCAGGTCGGCCCGCAGATCGGCCCCAACGGCTTCTCCAGCCTGTGCGCCACGCCAGAATGGCTGGCGACGGACATGGCCAAGGCCTTCATGCGCGCCTACAAGAAAACCCGCGTCTACATGAACGAGACCCCGGCCATCGAGATCGCCAAGGCGGAAAGCTCTTATTTCCCCGAGATCGACGAAGACGTTCTGGCCGACTGCATCGCGACCTATCAGAAACTCGGATGCTGGACACCCCATGTCGAAATCACCAAGGAAGCCTACGCGGTGACCCAGGACGTGTTCGAACACTTCGGCACCCTGAAGGAACGCTATCCCTACGAGGCGGTGTGCTGCCTGCCGCCCGAGACCGATTGAGGATAGCCGCCGAACCACGCAACCAGGGCCGGGAGACGACGCCATGCCGGAAACATTCCACCTGATCAGCGCCGTCACCTGCCCCTGGGTGCAGCGGGCCGTCATCATGCTGCGCGCCAAGGGCGTGGATTTCGACGTCACCTACGTGAACCTGCGCGACAAGCCGGACTGGTTCCTGGAGCTCTCGCCTCACGGTAAGGTGCCGGTGCTGAAGGTCGACGGCGAGGTTCTGTTCGAATCCAACGCCATCGCCGAATACCTGGACGAGGTGTTCGAACCCCGCCTGCACCCGGCAGACCCCGTCAAGCGGGCCAAGAACCGGGCCTGGACCGACTTCCTGCCGACCTTCGCCTGGGGCCCCGGGCTGAACAACCTGTCCTATTGCGAGTCCAAGGACGCCCTGGCCGGGGCGCTGGAAACAGCGCGCCAGCGGGTCGCCCGCCTGGAAGCCGCCATCGCCAAGGAACGCGGCAACGACGGCCCCTATTTCAACGGTCCCGACATGTGCCTGGTCGACGCCGCCTACGCCCCCTTCTTCCAGCGTTTCATGCTGTGCGAGGAACACCTGAAGACCGGGCTGCTGGACGATTTCCCCCTGGTCGCCGCTTGGGTCGATGCATTGCTCGCGACCGACGCCGTGACCGGGTCGGTTCCGCCGGAGTTTCCCCAAGCCTTCGACGAAAACCTGGAACGCCGGGGGGCGTTGGCCTGGGGGTTGAAGACAGAGGCCCGGGCGGCGGAGTAAGCGGCCGCCTTTTAGGGCCGCAGGCAGGTGTTCATCTGCCGCGTCATCGGCGGATTGCATTCCCAATCGTTGCCGGTACGGTCGAGGTGCGCGTTTTGCGGCACCTGGACTTCGGCGCAGGCGCCGTTCTCAAGGCGGTATCCGCGCTCGCACTTCCAGCCTTCGCCGTAGGACGTATCGACGAAATAGGCGTTGTTCGGAACCTTGACGGCGACACAGACGCCGTCGGACTCGCGGTATCCCCGCTCACACTCCCATCCGGCACCGTGGCTGACGTTGGTCAGGTAGCCGTTCTTGGGCACCTTGATCTCGACACAAGCTTCGCCGTCGCGGCGGTAGGTCCGCGCGCACTCCCAGGTGTCGCCATAGGCGCTGAGGAAGGCATGGGGCGGAATCACGACCGCGACGCAGGTTTCGCCCTTTTCCCTATAACCGCGCAGGCATTCCCAACCCCGGCCGTAGGACACGTTGGTCATGAAGGCGTTGTCCGGCACCGATACGGCAGCGCAGGCGCCGTCGATCTTGCGGAAGCCCTCGTCGCATTCCCAACCCCGGCCCAGGCCGTCGCCGTGGGCGTTGGCCGGAAGAGGGGCGGCAACCGTCTGAGCCGACAATGGCGCAGGGGCGGCAAACCAGGCCGCGAGAACGATCAAGACAAGGGCACAGGACCGCAGGGCGGGCATAACAGGCAACATTTTCGGGTCGCTTTCGTTTTTGGCCGGATCGGGTCCGGCGGGTTTATTTAGACCGGGTTGTCTTTCGGTTCCGTCAGGGGCATCAGGATATCGGCGTACCAGGCGCAGTTGAGGCCCAGGGCTTCGTCCAGCTTAAGATCGCGCGTGCCGATGTCGAGCCGGGCCGAATGAACGCCCAGCAATTTCCAGGGCAGAACGCCCAGGTCGCCGTCGCCGACCCGCATGACCACCGGCGCACCGCTGGTCCCGCGATGGGTGCGGGCGTCGGTCAGGAAATAGCCCTCGCCCTGAAAGCGCAGCCCGTAGGACGACGCAACGACCGCCTGACGAACCACGGGCAGATGGTGCAGCGTATCGTGAAAGCCCAAGGGAAAGCCCACCACCAGCAGGGAACTGCCGATTTCCACGTGCTCGTCCGAGCCGACCAGATGATCCGGGGTAAAGGCCTGAATGACCGCCGTCTTGGGCAGCGCCGCGCGGTCGACCTCGATCACGGCGATGTCGACGACCCCTTTGCCGTCGGCCCCGTCGCGCCAAATGCTTTTGCCGTCCTGGTACAACAGCATCGACAGGCCGGTGGATTCGGCCAGGTTGCCCGCGTTGGTGTGAATTTCGATTTCGATGCGGTTGGGGAAGTGCTCACTCGGCGCGTCGTGCACGACATGACGGCTGGTCACCAGGAACAGCCGGTCGTCGCGGGCGAAGAAAAAACCGCTCGCGTTGGTCAGATGGCGGTCATGCTCGAAGGTGAACAGACGGGGGGACGTGAACAGCAGGGGGTCGATCATCGTCCGGCATCTCCCGCCGCACCTTGCGCTCCCATTCCCGGGAAAATGTTGCACCAACTCAAAACTGCGCCTCCGTCAGGACAAAAATGTCGGACCGTTCGCGGTTTCCTTTATACGCCTTCCGCGCGGCGTCATGAATGCGCTCGATCATGGTGTCAAAAGCCTTAAGAAGGCCGGCCTCGCCATCCCCGCAATCGGGGCAGAGCCTGGCCAGCAGGCCGCTGTCCACGAAAAAGGTGATTTCCAGGGCGCTGTCATAGCCCCAGAACCGCACTCGGTTGCGCTTTGCCTCGAAACTGCGGCTGACGTTGGGAAAATTCAGACTCATCCGTGGCCGTCCCCGCCTAGCCTTCGCGCGCGGCGCGCTGCGCCTGGGCCACGGCACCTTCAAGATTGGTGTAGCGGTATTTGCCGATGCAATAGTACTCGATCGTCATTTTCGTGATCCCGTGCGCCGCCATTTCCTCAACCTCGGAAATGAACTCGGCTTTCTTCGGCTTCTTCCTGTCCACATTCTTCATGATGACTCCTCAAAATTTGACGCGTGATCCACGGCCCGACCGACCGGATGATCCGGGGTCAGCGCTTTGCACCGGCCCGAAAGATGCGATCGCCGCGGATCAGGTTCTTCAGTTCCGAAGACAACTGAAACAAAGACTTTTCCGCCGGCGCCGCCGGTGTTGCCGGCACGGCTGCGGCCGCATCGTCCGGATGGCGCAAATGATCTTCCAGTGAAGCGTCCCGCGCCGTGCGGTCCCGAGTGTCCTGATCGGTGATCATCAGCGGCCCTCCGCAGGCATGGGTCCCGTTTGAGGCGGCCCCTGATCACGGACCAAGGCCGCATCAAGGTCGTTGGGATCAATCGTCAGGGCGCGGGCGTTTCGCGCGGCGTTGATCCCGCGATGCAGGTAGATAACGCTGCGCACCCGGTGAAACACCGGGAACGACAGGGATTGCAGGAGCTCTTCATCCGTTTCGACCCTGTAATCGCCCGCCGGCAACACTTCGTCAAAGCCGTCCAGAACGAACGGGCGCGCGAATGTCACCGTCTTTTCGGTTGTGCGTATTGTCACTGTCGGCCTCCAGGCGGGCATCTCGTTGCCCGCCATCCATCTTTCCGCAATACCGGCGGAAAACGGCCTATTTCTCCTTGCCCTCCGCGGGCAGGGTCACTTGCTGGCCGGTATGTCCGCAGCAGGCTTGGCGGCGGGCTTGGTCGCGGCGTCGGTGGCTTTATCGGCGGCGTCGGTGGGTTTTGCAGGCTTATTGCCCGTTGAAAAATCCTTGAAGGACATTGTTTAATTCCTTTGATAAGCGGAAATATATCCGTTTTAATCATATGGTATTTGATAATCTAATTTTCAATACACATATGACTTTTATTTTATAATTTTCAGACAATAACTTTATGAACATTTTATATTTTCTGCCGACGGGCCACAGACAGCCACCATATCCCCCTGCTCTTGAGGTTGCGGCGGCGGCGTGAATCCGCGACAGTCGCGTCATGCAATCCGTCCTCTCCCTTCTCGATCTGCTCGGCGTCTGCGTGTTCGCGGCGTCCGGCGCGCTGGTCGCCAGCCGCAAGGAAATGGACCTTGTCGGCTTCGGCCTGATGGCCTGCCTGACCGGCGTCGGCGGCGGCACCCTGCGTGACCTGCTGCTGGGCCGCGCCGTGTTCTGGATCGCCGATCCCAAGCCCATCGTCATCTGTCTGACCGTCGCAACGCTGCTGTTCTTCACCGCCCATGTGATCCAGCGCCGCCATGCCCTGCTGCTCTGGGCCGACGGCCTGGGCATCGCGCTCTACGGCGTCATGGGGGCCGAACTGGCGCTTCAGACCGGAGCCAGCCCACTTATCGCCATCATCATGGGCATGATGACGGCGACCTTCGGCGGGCTGATCCGCGACGTGGTCTGCCACGAAACGCCGCTGATCCTGCGCAAGGAGGTCTACGCCACCTGCGCGGCGCTGGCGGCCACGGTCTATGTCGTGCTCGTTGGCCTCGACGTGCCCAAGGAAGCCGCCGTCGCCATGGGCTTCACGGCCGGCTTCGCGCTGCGCGCCCTGGGCATCGCCCGGGGCCTGTCTCTGCCCGTCTATCGGCCACGGCCGGGGCGGGAGTATTAACAGCGGACCGGCGCCCCTACAGCACGGATTTCAACTGTTGTTCGAAGGCGCGGGTGCTTTCCCGGCGGATGATGTCCAGGGACCGGCGCTTTATGTCCACGTAGCGCGGGTCGACGGCGATCTCGGGCGTGCGCGGACGGTCGATGTCGACGGCGATTTCCTGAACGAACCGCCCCGGCCCGGCGCTCATGACCAGGATGCGGTCGGCCAGGAAGATCGCCTCGTCGATGTCATGGGTGACGAACACCACCGTGGTCCC
This window harbors:
- a CDS encoding PAS domain-containing sensor histidine kinase; this translates as MALLNNRQLIALYGATLAAVFGLAYLWEFRVAGDAAETLAQGSPHVQRIDRWEHVLTATAFAAVAMLVPAGIIGWILKKQKAAEDAYRRSEGTLRAFIDHAPALVALKHADGRYLLMNKEYTNQLGLDPAKAEGLDASNVFPTGLAQEFRAQERRAIETRQDVTEEHVIPHTDGDHVHLCTKFPVMGEDGTVVGIGTFSTDITEQKAAERHINDALMDAERANRAKSEFLANMSHELRTPLNSIIGFSQVMSLGEGLRLPPGKHVEYARDIQRSAEHLLQLINDLLDLSKIEAGQITLNEDEIYLPETLEQACHMLETEAEAKALTLTCACEAGTPRLFADTRYVMQVVLNLLSNAVKFNRPGGRVDVSARVEDDGRIAIDIADTGIGIAAEDIPLVLEPFGQVGTSSDRSHIGTGLGLSVSKQLVELHGGSLTLISTPDIGTTVTVRLPASRAIGT
- a CDS encoding PAS domain S-box protein, whose protein sequence is MLEYFAPISYWVVTVLWLVILILYVVKLRQSKLVGGGIAVLLVILSIDAFRTVLENVYFGAFHNSRLGLLPASWAEVLGDPSLLLFPKGVNIAAGVLVLVLLIRHWLPRELREGEELRRKDAVLRSVFDNAAVGMVLHAADGSTRERVNDAFCNLVGYSQAELLNNPYEALTHPDDLLHSLELRRRLADGEVEVITMEKRYLHKDGHAVWGSVSSSVIRGDDGEVLNYVSFIQDISARKAAEQSLREATESAIEANRAKSQFLATMSHEFRTPLNAILGFSQLLGNEIFGPLGDKRYKGYADNIRDSGELMLALVNDVLDISTIEAGKRLLIMEPINLRVVIEDCVRTFATMAEDKAITVETDIAQDIPALTADRRAVVQITLNLLSNAIKFTDPGGRVTVNVTRIGDTLSLMVEDTGVGIPEGALATVTEPFTRSHSNPHLSQTGTGLGLSIVKSLTEAHDGTLTIDSTPGEGTLVTARFPLHPGGGDQPPLRAVSA
- a CDS encoding ABC transporter substrate-binding protein, with product MAKINIQFTLFSAFYSPLISTMSGGFLKAEGLEPNWSVSPPGKSAIDALLDGSADVVQSALSQGFTTLGKGETPKVKHFAQINEMDGFFVTGRAADPDFTWKKLEGADLVCFGGGQPRAMFMYACHKAGIDFSKINLITPGGAADIDKAFRDGLGDYVQQQGPFPQQLEKDGVGHVVAQVGPQIGPNGFSSLCATPEWLATDMAKAFMRAYKKTRVYMNETPAIEIAKAESSYFPEIDEDVLADCIATYQKLGCWTPHVEITKEAYAVTQDVFEHFGTLKERYPYEAVCCLPPETD
- a CDS encoding glutathione S-transferase family protein, with product MPETFHLISAVTCPWVQRAVIMLRAKGVDFDVTYVNLRDKPDWFLELSPHGKVPVLKVDGEVLFESNAIAEYLDEVFEPRLHPADPVKRAKNRAWTDFLPTFAWGPGLNNLSYCESKDALAGALETARQRVARLEAAIAKERGNDGPYFNGPDMCLVDAAYAPFFQRFMLCEEHLKTGLLDDFPLVAAWVDALLATDAVTGSVPPEFPQAFDENLERRGALAWGLKTEARAAE
- a CDS encoding serine protease, which codes for MIDPLLFTSPRLFTFEHDRHLTNASGFFFARDDRLFLVTSRHVVHDAPSEHFPNRIEIEIHTNAGNLAESTGLSMLLYQDGKSIWRDGADGKGVVDIAVIEVDRAALPKTAVIQAFTPDHLVGSDEHVEIGSSLLVVGFPLGFHDTLHHLPVVRQAVVASSYGLRFQGEGYFLTDARTHRGTSGAPVVMRVGDGDLGVLPWKLLGVHSARLDIGTRDLKLDEALGLNCAWYADILMPLTEPKDNPV
- a CDS encoding DUF1488 domain-containing protein, giving the protein MSLNFPNVSRSFEAKRNRVRFWGYDSALEITFFVDSGLLARLCPDCGDGEAGLLKAFDTMIERIHDAARKAYKGNRERSDIFVLTEAQF
- a CDS encoding trimeric intracellular cation channel family protein; the encoded protein is MQSVLSLLDLLGVCVFAASGALVASRKEMDLVGFGLMACLTGVGGGTLRDLLLGRAVFWIADPKPIVICLTVATLLFFTAHVIQRRHALLLWADGLGIALYGVMGAELALQTGASPLIAIIMGMMTATFGGLIRDVVCHETPLILRKEVYATCAALAATVYVVLVGLDVPKEAAVAMGFTAGFALRALGIARGLSLPVYRPRPGREY